A stretch of Nonomuraea africana DNA encodes these proteins:
- a CDS encoding ABC transporter permease: MRRYFGRKLLIYGLTFFAAVTINWLIPRLMPGDPVASMVSRANLTQPEAVAAMQAYYTGLFGLDLPAWQQYLNFWGALLRGDLGISIWLFPTPVADVITRAVPYTLGLLVPAILLSWWAGNRFGAFAARRRLLDNTVLPVGYILTATPYMWLAILLAWGLGIVAGIFPVAGGYSYAMRPNLSWEFAGSLALHWFLPFLSLFLVAFGGWAIGMRNMIIYELEADYSSYLAALGAPRRLIRRYAFRNAVLPQITGLALQLGVLVAGALVTEVVFSYPGLGSLILKAIQNQDFFLLQGIFLFIVTGVLIANFVIDIVYVLVDPRTRAGMGAEA; encoded by the coding sequence GTGCGACGCTATTTCGGCAGGAAGCTGCTCATCTACGGACTCACCTTCTTCGCGGCGGTCACCATCAACTGGCTGATCCCGCGTCTCATGCCCGGCGACCCCGTCGCCTCGATGGTGTCGAGGGCCAACCTCACCCAGCCCGAGGCGGTGGCGGCCATGCAGGCCTACTACACCGGCCTGTTCGGCCTCGACCTGCCCGCCTGGCAGCAGTACCTCAACTTCTGGGGCGCGCTGCTGCGCGGGGACCTCGGGATCAGCATCTGGCTGTTTCCCACCCCGGTGGCCGACGTGATCACGCGTGCCGTGCCGTACACCCTGGGCCTGCTGGTTCCCGCGATCCTGCTGAGCTGGTGGGCGGGCAACAGGTTCGGCGCCTTCGCGGCCAGGCGCAGGCTCCTGGACAACACGGTGCTGCCCGTCGGCTACATCCTGACGGCCACGCCGTACATGTGGCTGGCCATCCTGCTGGCGTGGGGGCTCGGCATCGTGGCGGGGATCTTCCCCGTGGCGGGCGGTTACAGCTACGCGATGCGTCCCAACCTGTCGTGGGAGTTCGCCGGCAGCCTGGCGCTGCACTGGTTCCTGCCGTTCCTGTCGCTGTTCTTGGTCGCCTTCGGCGGCTGGGCGATCGGCATGCGCAACATGATCATCTATGAGCTGGAGGCCGACTACTCCAGCTATCTGGCGGCCCTCGGCGCCCCGCGGCGGCTGATCCGCCGCTACGCCTTCAGGAACGCGGTGCTGCCGCAGATCACCGGCCTGGCCCTGCAGCTCGGCGTGCTCGTGGCGGGCGCGCTGGTCACCGAGGTGGTCTTCTCCTATCCGGGGCTCGGCAGCCTGATACTCAAGGCCATCCAGAACCAGGACTTCTTCCTGCTCCAGGGCATCTTCCTGTTCATCGTGACGGGCGTGCTCATCGCCAACTTCGTCATCGACATCGTCTACGTCCTGGTCGATCCGCGGACCAGGGCCGGGATGGGGGCTGAGGCATGA
- a CDS encoding ABC transporter permease, whose translation MSVVPDEKAAVASAGVRAEALHFALRNGKLLAGLAVLLALLLLGLFGPLVSAGDPNAYVGPQFAPPSGDHWFGTTLFGQDIFTQFVHGLRATFLVGLLGGGIAAVIGMAIGFTAGYRGGVVDEVLNMLTNIVLVLPALAVLLVINAYLGIRSIPVQAVFIGLTSWPWVARAIRAQTFSLRTRDFVDLARLSGVRPWKIMTTEIAPNMSSYLFMAFILLFGGSVLIGASLDFVGLGPTDSISLGLMLNNAARYNALHLGMWWWFIPPGLGITAVVGSLYVMNVGLDEVFNPKLREM comes from the coding sequence ATGAGCGTCGTTCCCGACGAGAAGGCGGCGGTCGCGTCCGCGGGGGTCCGCGCCGAGGCGCTGCACTTCGCGCTGCGCAACGGCAAGCTCCTGGCCGGCCTCGCCGTACTGCTGGCGCTCCTGCTGCTCGGTCTGTTCGGGCCGCTGGTGTCGGCCGGCGACCCCAACGCGTACGTCGGCCCGCAGTTCGCGCCGCCGTCCGGCGACCACTGGTTCGGCACCACGCTCTTCGGACAGGACATCTTCACCCAGTTCGTCCACGGCCTGCGCGCGACGTTCCTGGTCGGCCTGCTCGGCGGCGGCATCGCCGCGGTCATCGGCATGGCGATCGGGTTCACCGCCGGCTACCGGGGCGGCGTCGTGGACGAGGTCCTGAACATGCTGACCAACATCGTCCTGGTGCTGCCCGCGCTGGCCGTCCTGCTGGTGATCAACGCCTATCTCGGCATCCGCAGCATCCCGGTGCAGGCCGTCTTCATCGGGCTCACCTCGTGGCCGTGGGTCGCAAGAGCGATCAGGGCGCAGACGTTCTCGCTGCGCACCCGCGACTTCGTGGACCTGGCCAGGCTCAGCGGTGTGCGTCCGTGGAAGATCATGACCACCGAGATCGCGCCCAACATGAGCTCCTACCTGTTCATGGCCTTCATCCTGCTGTTCGGGGGATCGGTGCTGATCGGCGCCTCCCTCGACTTCGTCGGGCTCGGCCCGACCGACTCGATCTCCCTGGGCCTGATGCTGAACAACGCCGCCCGCTACAACGCGCTGCACCTCGGCATGTGGTGGTGGTTCATCCCGCCCGGACTCGGCATCACGGCCGTCGTCGGCTCGCTCTACGTGATGAACGTCGGCCTCGACGAGGTGTTCAATCCCAAGCTGAGGGAGATGTGA